One stretch of Corallococcus exiguus DNA includes these proteins:
- a CDS encoding P-loop NTPase family protein, with translation MATTPHDAPEAGQPYLPTPQAEAQAFAWDDLLTPTRQGLRELFSWLEAACEGSAEAASTEHLSTSLLVSGARGSGKTTLLLSAVQALRDWKSFVRGAPGPEVAALSRTLERLERRILWLEPLDLEPVPTQANLLATLLVRVRAALDQPRRGKGARGDSSRWASSILEEGAEETWGKLDHLIRDASFMWEDIPSTTDARVRAEQQIRASEIYANFQPRFADAMEDVARTLSMPRFGASGGDQVLLVLPIDNVDRSIEHLYNIVKLTRMVASRHLWFVLAAGHQEFQRFMERSFQKELIISGQAGIGIRGQEETLAIARRQAATTLRRALPPSYRIALDLVEPHEAWRFPVDGRGESLGSLLRRLRLPAGKRTESRVLETFADLFDLQARLAPDVARCYREALRNDDAEARETEARPDEPLLHHVGRLALTLPARTLQDLWHAVRREVMCSAAPTTGAAPEQGESVVRIASEMLRNAIDESDLPAWASEQLHHHILRQDDQGRVCLDLTGKPIRRSKRTSLHGVLQAPPRDPGGNGTGAHARVLGTEVHLRRFHEVVLMLEDLEEPGREASLPANVAGWFMVLHDVLMLFERPRVLSADVTALEMSPEMVATVHEFWSGRARGEPFVQAAFWWTPPSWNTFIEFAILTAQWRAFLVRLSRGFLTAGDGEDATLRARYIQAAWVENICSISGMAMGQWNWGDERQGAMSVLKASRLTLSLERYEQWVRDAVAELVTRIREHSAGYDRLWTAQVWLRDMLPLQVLPEFALAFDARSLLRQPSGVSSPNEGWDLLVKDWRTQAPRLAAFRHQRVRDAVNRSSAAESLRQALGAGGGRASETYYGWLDTLVDAWFAVVDHDGDPLAGVVLGLTPHLNPPSPDEHP, from the coding sequence ATGGCCACGACACCGCACGATGCCCCGGAGGCGGGTCAGCCGTACCTGCCCACGCCCCAGGCGGAGGCGCAGGCCTTCGCGTGGGACGACCTGCTGACGCCCACCCGCCAGGGACTCCGGGAGCTCTTCTCCTGGCTGGAGGCGGCCTGCGAGGGCAGCGCGGAAGCGGCCAGCACCGAACATCTCTCCACCAGCCTCCTCGTCTCCGGCGCCCGGGGCTCCGGTAAGACGACCCTCCTGCTCAGCGCCGTGCAGGCGCTGCGGGATTGGAAGTCCTTCGTGCGCGGGGCGCCCGGTCCGGAGGTGGCCGCGCTGTCGCGGACGCTCGAACGGCTGGAGCGGCGCATCCTCTGGCTGGAGCCGCTCGACCTGGAGCCTGTCCCGACACAGGCGAACCTGCTGGCCACGCTGCTGGTCCGCGTGCGGGCCGCGTTGGATCAACCCCGCCGCGGGAAGGGCGCGCGCGGCGATTCCTCCCGGTGGGCGTCCTCCATCCTGGAGGAGGGCGCGGAGGAGACGTGGGGGAAGTTGGATCACCTCATCCGCGACGCGTCGTTCATGTGGGAGGACATCCCGTCCACCACCGATGCCCGCGTGCGCGCGGAGCAGCAGATCCGCGCGTCGGAGATCTACGCCAACTTCCAGCCGCGCTTCGCCGATGCCATGGAGGACGTGGCGCGCACGCTGTCCATGCCGCGCTTCGGCGCGTCCGGCGGCGACCAGGTGCTGCTGGTGCTGCCCATCGACAACGTGGACCGCAGCATCGAGCACCTCTACAACATCGTGAAGCTCACTCGCATGGTGGCCAGCCGCCACCTCTGGTTCGTCCTGGCCGCCGGACACCAGGAGTTCCAGCGCTTCATGGAGCGCTCCTTCCAGAAGGAGCTGATCATCTCCGGTCAGGCCGGCATCGGGATTCGAGGCCAGGAGGAGACGCTCGCCATCGCCCGGCGCCAGGCGGCCACCACGCTGCGCCGCGCGCTGCCGCCCAGCTACCGCATCGCGCTGGACCTGGTGGAACCCCACGAGGCCTGGCGCTTCCCCGTGGACGGGCGGGGTGAGTCGCTGGGCTCGCTGCTGCGGCGCCTACGCCTTCCGGCCGGCAAGCGGACGGAATCGCGCGTGCTGGAGACCTTCGCGGACCTCTTCGACCTGCAAGCCCGGCTCGCGCCCGACGTGGCGCGCTGCTACCGCGAAGCCCTCCGCAATGACGACGCGGAGGCCCGCGAAACCGAAGCGCGCCCGGACGAGCCGCTCCTCCACCACGTGGGGCGACTCGCGCTCACGCTGCCCGCGCGCACCCTTCAGGACCTGTGGCACGCCGTCCGGCGCGAGGTCATGTGCTCCGCCGCGCCCACCACCGGGGCCGCGCCGGAGCAGGGTGAGTCCGTGGTCCGCATCGCCTCGGAGATGCTCCGCAACGCCATCGACGAGAGCGACCTGCCGGCCTGGGCCAGCGAGCAGCTGCACCACCACATCCTCCGTCAGGACGACCAGGGCCGCGTCTGCCTGGACCTGACGGGCAAGCCCATCCGCCGCTCCAAGCGCACCAGCCTCCACGGCGTCCTGCAGGCGCCGCCGCGCGACCCCGGTGGAAACGGGACGGGCGCGCACGCCCGGGTGCTGGGCACGGAGGTGCACCTGCGCCGCTTCCATGAGGTGGTGCTGATGCTGGAGGACCTGGAGGAACCCGGCCGGGAGGCGTCGCTGCCCGCGAACGTCGCCGGCTGGTTCATGGTCCTGCATGACGTGCTGATGCTCTTCGAGCGGCCCCGCGTGCTGAGCGCGGACGTGACGGCGCTCGAGATGAGCCCGGAGATGGTCGCCACCGTGCACGAGTTCTGGTCGGGCCGCGCGCGCGGCGAGCCGTTCGTCCAGGCCGCGTTCTGGTGGACGCCGCCCTCGTGGAACACCTTCATCGAGTTCGCCATCCTCACCGCGCAGTGGCGCGCGTTCCTCGTGCGACTCTCCCGGGGGTTCCTCACCGCCGGGGACGGCGAGGACGCCACCCTGCGCGCCCGCTACATCCAGGCCGCGTGGGTGGAGAACATCTGCTCCATTTCCGGAATGGCGATGGGCCAGTGGAACTGGGGGGATGAACGCCAGGGCGCCATGTCCGTGCTGAAGGCCTCGCGGCTGACCCTCTCGCTGGAACGCTATGAACAGTGGGTGCGCGACGCGGTGGCGGAGCTCGTCACGCGGATCCGTGAGCACAGCGCCGGGTATGATCGGCTCTGGACGGCGCAGGTCTGGCTTCGCGACATGCTGCCGCTCCAGGTGCTGCCGGAGTTCGCGCTCGCCTTCGATGCGCGGAGCCTGCTGCGCCAACCGTCCGGTGTCTCCAGTCCGAATGAAGGCTGGGACCTCCTGGTGAAGGACTGGCGCACCCAGGCGCCCCGGCTGGCGGCCTTCCGGCACCAGCGGGTGCGCGACGCCGTGAATCGCTCCAGCGCGGCGGAGTCGCTCCGTCAGGCGCTCGGCGCGGGCGGCGGGCGCGCGTCGGAGACGTACTACGGCTGGCTCGACACCCTGGTGGACGCCTGGTTCGCGGTGGTGGACCACGACGGGGATCCGCTGGCGGGGGTGGTGCTGGGCCTGACGCCCCACCTGAACCCGCCGTCCCCGGATGAGCATCCGTGA